The region GAAGGGGTTGTACAAAAATGAAGATATTAGATAAAAAGGCCATTCAGCATATGATAGCGAAACGCGCTGCAAAAGAATTAACAGACCCATGCACAGTTAATTTGGGAATCGGAATTCCAACACTTGTTGCAGAATATATCCACGATGAAAACGTTTTTTTACACACTGAAAATGGGCTTCTAGGTGTAACTGGCGTCGACGAAAAAGACATCGACCCGAATCTCGTCAATGCAGGGAAATTACCGGTTGGAGAAGCAGTTGGAGCATCCTATTTCAATAGTGCCGATTCATTTGCAATGATCCGTGGCGGTCATATCGATGTGGCAATTCTAGGGGTTCTACAGGTAGACCAAACCGGTGTCATCGCAAACTGGGCCGTTCCTGGAAAAAATATTATGGGTGTTGGAGGAGCAATGGACCTTCTAATCGGAGCAAAAAAAGTCATTGTCGTTATGACCCATACAAATAAGGATGGAAGCAGCAAAATGTTAAAAGAATGCACTTATCCAATCACATCGACAAGAAGTGTAGATATGATTATTACGGAATTAGCTGTATTCAAAGTGGTTGACAAATCATTAAGGCTGGTTGAATTAATGCCAGGTGTCACAATTGAAGAGGTTCGCGCCAAAACAGAAGCAGATTTTATCGAGCAGCTAGGAGATGAATGAATGATGAACATACGTTCAGTTGATATTTATATATTAGATATTCCAACGGTCCGACCGCATCAGTTAGCGATGCACACGATCACAGCGCAATCGATCGTAGTGGCCCGCATTACAAACGAAGCTGGTCTTGAAGGTTGGTCAGAGGTGGCCACAATTGGCGGCGCCTCATATGGAGAAGGCACCCCGGAAGCGATCAAGGCTAATATTGACAAATATATTACACCACTTTTAATCGGCAAGGACCCGACTCATTTTTCAAAAATCATGTTTGAGATTTCGAAGGCAGTAAGAGGGAATCATTTTGCAAAAGCGGTTGTCGAAGAGGCGATGATCGATCTAGTAGCAAAAAGTAAAAATATCCCTGCGTATGAGCTGTTAGGAGGAAAAATACATGATTCCCTGCCGCTGGCATGGACATTGGCCAGCGGAGATACAGGAAAGGATATTGAGGAAGCAAAAGAAATGTTACAAAAAAAACGCCACAAAATTTTTAAATTGAAAATTGGTAAAGGCGATCCACATAAAAATATTGACCATGTT is a window of Pueribacillus theae DNA encoding:
- a CDS encoding 3-oxoacid CoA-transferase subunit B; amino-acid sequence: MKILDKKAIQHMIAKRAAKELTDPCTVNLGIGIPTLVAEYIHDENVFLHTENGLLGVTGVDEKDIDPNLVNAGKLPVGEAVGASYFNSADSFAMIRGGHIDVAILGVLQVDQTGVIANWAVPGKNIMGVGGAMDLLIGAKKVIVVMTHTNKDGSSKMLKECTYPITSTRSVDMIITELAVFKVVDKSLRLVELMPGVTIEEVRAKTEADFIEQLGDE